From one Suicoccus acidiformans genomic stretch:
- a CDS encoding CPBP family intramembrane glutamic endopeptidase: MKKHYIVLLLYNTIMAIGLFVCNYFWNTPYTSDNFSRKFLVFMTLLAILALYHGLKHKSELTLSNKSKASYIPSMILFVPVVGFGIYSMITGFSPTLTFLILVIDTALIGIAEEGMYRVILLGSMVRKMHPVLALVLSSLLFCLLHVLNLIGGLSVSEVISQLGSTFVMGMFLGAMYLETKKPIFPVIFHSLWDYIILSGSLETLSFMPIALVGTYAAELLITLIIVIKLIKKKNQFRIDG, encoded by the coding sequence ATGAAAAAGCATTATATTGTTTTATTGCTCTATAATACCATCATGGCGATTGGTTTATTTGTTTGTAATTATTTTTGGAATACACCATATACTTCTGATAATTTTAGCAGAAAGTTTCTCGTGTTCATGACATTGTTAGCTATATTGGCCTTATACCATGGATTGAAACATAAATCTGAACTAACTCTATCAAACAAGAGCAAAGCGAGTTACATACCGTCGATGATTTTATTTGTACCGGTTGTTGGGTTTGGCATATACTCAATGATAACAGGATTTAGCCCTACTCTGACGTTTCTCATCTTGGTAATTGATACGGCATTAATTGGAATTGCAGAAGAAGGTATGTACCGTGTCATTCTACTTGGCTCAATGGTGAGAAAGATGCATCCTGTTTTAGCGCTGGTCTTATCATCACTTCTATTCTGCTTGTTGCATGTTTTAAACCTTATAGGAGGCTTGTCTGTATCAGAAGTAATAAGTCAGCTGGGATCTACTTTTGTGATGGGTATGTTCTTAGGTGCAATGTACTTGGAAACAAAAAAACCAATATTCCCCGTGATATTCCATTCGCTTTGGGACTATATAATTTTGAGCGGAAGTTTGGAAACACTGTCATTTATGCCCATTGCCCTTGTGGGAACATATGCTGCGGAGCTACTTATTACTTTGATAATCGTTATAAAATTGATTAAAAAGAAAAATCAATTCCGTATTGATGGATAA
- a CDS encoding SDR family oxidoreductase, which translates to MRFKDKVVVVTGASSGMGYDIALRFAEEGAKVVAVARRKERLEALAEEAKDLPGKILPFPADLTVEGKCEEMIDFAVKEEGRLDILINNAGVMDEFRPVAETDDDTWNWVMTLNLEGPFRAMRRAVQVFLDQGEGGNIINIASLGGINGGKAGASYTASKHALIGLTKNTAYMYALDNIRCNAICPGGIETEVMDSQKNVSEKGIARVMAGVDQGIRQGTVEEITSAVLNLASDESSFTTGANIVIDGGVTAG; encoded by the coding sequence ATGAGATTTAAGGATAAAGTAGTTGTCGTTACCGGGGCCAGCAGCGGTATGGGCTATGATATTGCCCTCCGCTTTGCTGAAGAAGGGGCCAAGGTGGTTGCTGTTGCCCGCCGCAAGGAGAGGCTGGAAGCCTTGGCTGAGGAAGCTAAGGACCTGCCCGGAAAAATCCTCCCCTTCCCGGCTGACTTGACTGTAGAAGGCAAATGCGAGGAAATGATCGACTTTGCCGTTAAGGAGGAAGGCCGGCTGGATATTCTCATCAATAATGCCGGAGTGATGGACGAATTCCGGCCCGTTGCCGAAACGGATGACGACACCTGGAACTGGGTGATGACCCTGAACTTGGAAGGGCCCTTCCGTGCCATGCGCAGGGCGGTTCAGGTCTTCCTGGACCAGGGAGAAGGCGGAAACATCATTAACATTGCTTCCCTTGGCGGGATCAATGGGGGCAAGGCCGGGGCTTCCTATACGGCCTCCAAGCATGCCCTTATCGGTCTAACCAAGAACACCGCCTACATGTATGCGCTGGATAACATCCGCTGCAATGCCATCTGTCCAGGCGGGATAGAAACCGAAGTGATGGATTCGCAGAAGAATGTCAGCGAGAAAGGCATCGCCCGCGTGATGGCCGGCGTCGACCAGGGGATTCGCCAGGGGACAGTAGAGGAAATCACCTCCGCCGTTCTCAATCTGGCAAGCGATGAGTCCTCCTTCACTACGGGAGCCAATATCGTTATCGACGGCGGCGTTACTGCCGGCTAA
- a CDS encoding ISL3 family transposase produces MKRQKHCGIANNDYVIVSNGKRSSRLTLTAKSGLPAYLILAKQRFLCKACGRSFTAKTSIVNPDCYITNQVKQQIMDRATRVTCETDIAKDTFVSPNTVRRVIHETARAIRIRSTEQLPEHLSFDEFESVKSVKAAMSFICCDTLSHKIVDVVEDRKTHSLSAYFSRFSRQARYQVQTITIDMYEPYMHLAKRWFPNAKIILDPFHLIQALNRELDRTRIRYMNEVRYKDSRLYNKLKRYWKLILKPKSDLMSTEYHRFPLFDWLTNTRSIVDYLIQHDDVLKDTYQMVHQLGDALRDRNWQRYQEILAQSRSMTLSKGLRRVLRTFRKYGEYIHNTLTHAGLSNGPIEGINNKIKLLKRNGYGYRNFSHFRDRILLMCRLYEPKNKEKDQATNLVA; encoded by the coding sequence ATTAAAAGACAAAAACATTGTGGCATTGCCAATAATGATTATGTCATTGTCAGTAATGGAAAACGCTCCTCTCGTCTGACATTAACAGCCAAATCAGGCTTACCTGCTTACTTAATCCTAGCTAAGCAACGCTTTTTATGCAAAGCCTGTGGGCGGTCATTTACAGCGAAGACATCCATCGTTAATCCTGACTGCTATATTACGAATCAAGTCAAACAACAGATTATGGACCGCGCCACAAGAGTCACTTGTGAAACAGATATCGCCAAAGATACCTTTGTATCACCGAATACAGTCCGACGGGTGATTCATGAAACCGCTCGAGCTATTCGAATACGGTCCACTGAACAGTTGCCTGAGCATCTATCCTTTGATGAATTTGAAAGCGTTAAGTCGGTTAAAGCAGCGATGAGCTTCATCTGTTGTGATACACTGTCACATAAAATCGTAGATGTGGTCGAAGACAGAAAAACACACTCACTCAGTGCTTATTTCTCAAGGTTTAGTCGCCAAGCACGTTACCAAGTTCAAACCATTACGATAGATATGTACGAACCATACATGCACCTGGCAAAGCGATGGTTTCCAAATGCAAAGATTATTCTTGATCCGTTCCATTTAATTCAAGCCTTAAATCGCGAATTAGATCGGACACGAATTCGTTACATGAACGAGGTTCGTTATAAAGATTCAAGACTCTATAATAAACTTAAGCGTTATTGGAAATTAATACTCAAACCAAAAAGCGACTTAATGTCTACTGAATACCATCGCTTCCCACTGTTTGATTGGTTAACCAATACTCGTAGCATTGTGGACTATCTCATTCAGCACGACGACGTCTTGAAGGATACCTATCAAATGGTGCATCAATTGGGCGATGCCTTAAGGGATAGGAACTGGCAACGATATCAAGAGATTTTGGCACAAAGCCGGTCCATGACACTTTCAAAAGGCTTAAGGCGTGTATTAAGGACGTTCAGAAAGTATGGGGAATATATCCACAACACACTCACACATGCAGGCCTTAGTAATGGTCCTATCGAAGGGATTAATAATAAGATTAAACTACTCAAACGCAATGGTTATGGTTACAGAAACTTCAGTCATTTTAGAGACAGAATATTACTCATGTGCCGACTTTATGAACCGAAGAACAAAGAGAAAGATCAAGCAACAAATTTAGTCGCTTGA
- a CDS encoding restriction endonuclease subunit S: protein MIDTDLLKEKILDLAMRGKLVEQDPADGNTRDLLQEIQAEREQLIKEKKIKKTKTLPPISEDEIPYEIPESWEWVRLGDILLEHLGGGTPSKKVSQYWGGNIPWCSIKDFHGDTLTETIDSITEEGLNNSSSNLIQSGNLIVATRLAVGKIMLTNIDVAINQDLRALFFGSGINKIFIRYIYGQLNFVTQGVTVKGININNLMSIVLPLPPTKEQERIVKQLNGIYELIEQLSKSEENYKLYTELISKKTLDLAMQGKLVPQLPEEGTASTLLEEVAAERQRLVDEKKIKKTKPLPEISEEEIPYEIPESWEWVRLGELIELISGKDFKSDRYNSVTGDGIPYLTGASNIIGNQLMIDRWTSTPENIAIQNDILISVKGTVGKLHILTENQVHIARQFMAIRLLSCKLNINYVYYYLENSIKSLATAAKGLIPGISRVDLLERLIPIPPEKEQERIVNKLNEIEHIISSNLSANN from the coding sequence ATGATAGATACAGACTTATTAAAAGAAAAAATCCTTGACCTGGCCATGCGGGGGAAGCTGGTGGAACAAGACCCCGCGGATGGCAATACCAGAGATTTGCTTCAAGAGATTCAAGCAGAGCGAGAACAATTAATTAAAGAGAAGAAGATTAAGAAAACTAAAACACTTCCGCCGATTAGCGAGGATGAGATTCCCTATGAGATACCCGAGAGTTGGGAATGGGTGAGGTTGGGGGATATCCTTCTTGAACACTTAGGTGGAGGTACCCCATCGAAGAAAGTCTCGCAATACTGGGGTGGAAATATTCCATGGTGTAGTATAAAGGATTTTCATGGCGATACATTAACTGAAACCATAGACTCGATAACAGAAGAAGGGTTGAATAATAGTTCATCCAATTTAATACAAAGCGGTAATTTAATTGTTGCAACTCGTTTAGCAGTTGGCAAGATAATGCTAACTAATATTGATGTGGCTATTAACCAGGATTTAAGAGCATTGTTTTTTGGGTCAGGAATAAACAAGATATTTATTAGATATATATACGGACAATTAAATTTTGTTACACAAGGTGTTACAGTTAAAGGAATTAACATAAATAATCTTATGTCTATCGTTTTGCCGTTACCACCAACTAAAGAACAAGAAAGAATTGTAAAGCAATTAAATGGTATTTATGAGTTAATAGAGCAACTTTCTAAATCTGAAGAGAATTACAAATTATATACCGAACTAATTAGTAAGAAAACACTGGATCTTGCTATGCAAGGCAAACTAGTCCCTCAATTACCCGAAGAGGGAACAGCAAGCACTCTCTTGGAAGAAGTTGCAGCTGAGCGACAACGCTTAGTGGATGAGAAGAAAATCAAGAAGACTAAACCGCTTCCTGAAATTAGTGAAGAAGAAATTCCTTATGAAATTCCTGAGAGTTGGGAATGGGTGAGGTTGGGAGAATTAATAGAGTTAATATCAGGGAAAGATTTTAAAAGTGATCGATATAACAGTGTTACAGGAGACGGGATACCATATTTGACGGGTGCAAGTAATATTATTGGTAATCAGTTAATGATTGATAGGTGGACTTCAACTCCAGAAAATATAGCGATTCAAAATGATATTTTAATATCTGTTAAAGGAACAGTCGGAAAACTTCATATACTAACCGAAAATCAGGTTCATATAGCACGGCAGTTTATGGCAATTCGTCTTCTTTCCTGCAAACTTAATATTAACTATGTTTATTATTATTTGGAAAATTCAATTAAAAGCTTAGCTACGGCAGCGAAAGGTTTAATTCCTGGTATCTCAAGAGTAGATTTACTTGAAAGGTTAATCCCCATTCCGCCAGAAAAAGAACAAGAGAGAATTGTTAATAAATTAAATGAAATAGAGCATATTATCAGTTCTAATCTCTCAGCAAACAATTGA
- a CDS encoding DNA polymerase — protein sequence MIQEALTTASGEVKRVLELRQELSKSSVKKYAAMKHVMGAQNRARGLILFYGANRTGRYAGRLIQVQNLPRNYLINLEEARALVKAEDEVALESLFDSTSNDLSELIRTAFVPKEGHRFIVDDFSSIEARVLAWLSNERWRLQAFKAGKDIYCESASQMFGVPVEKHEVNSHLRQKGKVTELACGYGGSVGALKAMGALEMGLEEDELQGIVDDWRQASPNIVDFWWSVDCCAKDTIKGCMLTETHGLRFTYESGILFIQLPSGRRLAYCKPCMGANRLGGESIHFEGIGTGNKWHFIETYGLSWLRILPKRLLETSWQKPCIA from the coding sequence ATGATTCAAGAAGCTCTAACAACAGCTTCGGGAGAGGTCAAACGAGTTCTGGAACTGCGTCAGGAATTATCCAAATCCAGCGTAAAAAAATATGCTGCCATGAAGCATGTGATGGGAGCTCAAAACAGAGCTAGAGGGCTGATTCTATTTTATGGGGCCAACCGAACAGGGCGCTATGCAGGTCGCTTGATTCAAGTTCAAAACCTGCCTAGAAATTACTTAATCAATCTTGAAGAAGCTAGAGCGTTAGTTAAAGCAGAAGATGAAGTCGCTTTGGAAAGTTTATTTGATTCTACATCCAATGACTTGTCTGAGCTGATTCGAACCGCCTTTGTCCCTAAAGAAGGTCACCGTTTTATAGTTGACGACTTTTCATCCATTGAAGCACGAGTTCTAGCCTGGCTATCGAATGAACGCTGGCGGCTTCAAGCTTTTAAAGCTGGTAAGGATATTTATTGCGAGTCAGCGTCACAGATGTTTGGCGTTCCCGTTGAAAAGCATGAAGTGAACAGCCATTTAAGGCAAAAAGGCAAGGTGACCGAGCTGGCATGTGGTTACGGGGGTTCTGTAGGGGCCCTAAAAGCCATGGGTGCTTTAGAAATGGGCCTGGAAGAAGATGAACTTCAAGGCATTGTGGATGATTGGCGACAAGCCAGTCCTAATATTGTGGACTTTTGGTGGTCAGTTGATTGCTGTGCGAAAGACACGATTAAAGGTTGTATGCTCACTGAGACGCATGGCCTTCGCTTTACTTATGAGTCTGGGATTCTCTTTATCCAACTCCCGTCAGGTCGAAGGCTAGCCTATTGTAAGCCTTGCATGGGTGCAAATCGTTTGGGCGGGGAGTCCATTCATTTTGAAGGAATCGGCACTGGCAACAAGTGGCATTTCATCGAAACCTATGGACTAAGCTGGTTGAGAATATTACCCAAGCGATTGCTCGAGACATCCTGGCAGAAACCATGTATCGCTTAA
- a CDS encoding HAD family hydrolase translates to MTIRLITVDMDQTFLRADKTYDKDRFRKLFSAFEDRGGVFAVASGNAYYNLDHYFEADILPKIYFCGDDGNFIIKDQKKLAELSLDPDLVDRLIRFLSQYENTHQVIASTGDRTFATPSDDPFVKEKMSIYYFQSEYYERVEDYPREGVNRMTLLGKFSLEENKAIMDEINRAFPELEAVTPGDQWINIYDRRGGKGSAIAYLQEAYQIKAEESIAFGDSLNDRSMMSEVKYSCAMDNADPELFESCTYRIGNNEDQAVLDVMEQILTEPDMSFMEAYRI, encoded by the coding sequence TTGACTATTCGACTGATCACTGTAGATATGGACCAGACCTTTTTGAGAGCCGACAAAACTTATGATAAGGACCGTTTCCGCAAGCTTTTCTCCGCCTTTGAAGACCGGGGCGGTGTTTTCGCTGTGGCCAGCGGAAATGCCTATTATAATTTAGACCATTATTTCGAAGCGGACATTCTTCCGAAAATTTACTTCTGCGGGGATGACGGCAATTTTATTATCAAGGACCAGAAGAAGCTGGCTGAACTGTCTCTGGATCCCGATCTGGTTGACCGCCTGATCCGTTTTTTGAGCCAGTATGAGAACACCCACCAGGTCATCGCCAGCACAGGTGATCGGACCTTTGCGACGCCCAGCGACGATCCCTTCGTTAAGGAGAAAATGTCGATCTATTATTTCCAGTCCGAGTATTATGAGCGGGTGGAAGACTATCCGCGTGAAGGGGTCAACCGTATGACCTTGCTTGGGAAGTTTTCTCTTGAGGAAAATAAGGCCATTATGGATGAGATTAACCGGGCCTTTCCCGAGCTCGAAGCGGTGACACCGGGAGACCAGTGGATTAATATCTATGACCGCCGCGGAGGCAAGGGGAGTGCCATTGCCTATCTCCAGGAGGCTTATCAGATCAAGGCTGAGGAGTCTATTGCCTTTGGGGACAGTCTCAATGACCGCAGCATGATGAGCGAAGTCAAGTATTCCTGCGCCATGGACAATGCCGATCCGGAGCTCTTTGAATCCTGTACCTATCGAATTGGCAACAATGAAGACCAGGCCGTTTTAGATGTGATGGAGCAAATATTAACGGAGCCGGACATGAGCTTTATGGAAGCTTATCGGATCTAA
- the hsdR gene encoding type I restriction-modification system endonuclease, whose product MASNFNIFPEAYRLFENLGQAAERNVYSDPNTAVFKMRQFSEKMVDVICSLEAIYIDQRANQLDKLNELRKNYVLDGDIENVLHTIRKTGNRGVHDGDVETSEAMDLLRLTHYLSNWFMEVYVDYRFEAREFQLPENQDVLRDQRIAELETQLLEQEQALSQQMALNLNDEANANEQVKKERRQRSRRYTDKRPPNEIETRILIDEQLRSAGWEANTHELNYKTHHTMPAKNRQMAIAEWPCGSGFADYALFDGLELIGIIEAKPYGKDIAGDLQQAKRYAREVEAHETFEFKGEWNGYHVPFVYSTNGRPYLEQLKEKSGIWFWDTRRDDVPSYALEQWHSPQDLRKKLEVNIEEAEQALEADQAYPDFASRYYQIEAIQAVEEALANNQRRMLIAMATGTGKTRLALAIMYRLIKTKRVRRILFLVDRKSLGEQTADDLKDTKVDNLSLSDIYGVKEVTDRFPDDTTKIQISTVQGMVQRLFNQENPEKIPSIGTYDFIIVDEAHRGYNEDRELSEEQLEYHDEKDYISQYRRVIDYFDADVLALTATPALHTTNIFGMPIYSYSYTDAVVDGYLVDHNPPYKFETELNRAGITLHKDEQITLWNPDEFEMDKALLEDDLHFDVAHFNKRIINESFNRVICEALVDYIDPTEPGKTLVFAATDYHADMLVRLLREAYSSRGYDVTEDMIMKITGANHDSSADIRRFKNEVYPNIVVTVDLLTTGINVPEIVNLVFVRKVRSRILYEQMLGRATRLCPEIDKDAFNIFDAVQLYDTLYDVTDMKPVARSPKYTIEDIFQKAIEAETKEEFNFLRKELLSKLQRKKQRLDDKALDEIRELNNTYSIDRWLHDLKEMDQATLAGEQEHIETLAVYRPSGKDIIISDEEDQLVAVERGFGEGNTKPKDYLQSFEGFIKDNINIIPALNIAANRPADLTREELREVELILKKHQFDEKGLQEAWRKEKNEVVIANIISFIRQAAIGSPLVDNQTRIKEAMASIYAMHDWSSVQLKWLERIEKQLIKSPVLGPDAKAAFDDRGVFANQGGYKRVKQIFGDYTDEIVDTINDKLYG is encoded by the coding sequence ATGGCTTCAAATTTTAATATATTTCCTGAAGCATACCGCTTGTTTGAAAATCTGGGTCAAGCTGCTGAAAGGAATGTCTATAGTGATCCGAATACTGCCGTCTTCAAGATGCGGCAATTCTCTGAGAAGATGGTGGATGTTATATGTTCTTTAGAGGCAATTTACATTGATCAACGGGCTAATCAATTAGATAAATTAAACGAGCTAAGAAAAAATTATGTATTAGATGGGGATATTGAGAACGTTCTGCATACTATTCGTAAGACGGGGAACCGGGGTGTGCATGATGGAGATGTCGAGACTTCCGAAGCGATGGACTTACTTCGGTTAACGCATTACTTGTCGAATTGGTTTATGGAAGTGTATGTAGATTATCGATTTGAAGCTCGAGAATTTCAATTACCAGAGAATCAAGATGTGCTAAGAGATCAGCGAATTGCTGAACTGGAGACTCAATTACTTGAGCAAGAACAGGCTCTGAGTCAACAAATGGCACTGAATTTGAATGATGAAGCCAACGCAAATGAGCAGGTCAAGAAAGAAAGACGTCAACGGTCAAGACGATACACGGATAAGCGCCCTCCTAATGAAATTGAAACGCGGATTCTCATTGATGAGCAACTTCGCTCAGCCGGATGGGAAGCGAATACGCATGAATTAAATTACAAGACACATCACACCATGCCTGCCAAAAATCGTCAAATGGCCATTGCAGAATGGCCTTGTGGAAGTGGTTTTGCCGATTATGCTCTATTTGATGGCTTGGAATTAATTGGGATTATTGAAGCAAAGCCCTATGGCAAGGATATCGCAGGTGATTTGCAACAAGCCAAGCGTTACGCTAGAGAAGTAGAGGCTCATGAGACGTTTGAATTTAAAGGGGAATGGAATGGTTATCATGTCCCCTTCGTTTATTCAACAAATGGCCGGCCCTATTTAGAACAACTCAAAGAGAAATCGGGTATATGGTTCTGGGACACAAGACGAGATGACGTGCCGTCTTATGCCCTTGAACAGTGGCATTCACCGCAGGACTTACGCAAGAAGCTTGAGGTGAATATTGAAGAAGCGGAGCAGGCCCTTGAAGCAGACCAGGCTTATCCAGACTTTGCTAGTCGTTATTATCAGATTGAAGCGATTCAAGCGGTTGAGGAGGCTTTAGCAAATAATCAACGACGTATGTTAATTGCGATGGCAACCGGTACAGGGAAGACGCGGTTAGCCTTAGCCATTATGTACCGTCTCATTAAGACGAAGCGCGTAAGACGTATTCTTTTTCTCGTAGACCGTAAGTCCTTAGGGGAACAAACGGCAGATGATTTAAAAGATACCAAAGTTGACAACCTATCCTTATCGGATATATACGGTGTCAAAGAGGTGACAGACCGCTTCCCTGATGATACAACTAAGATTCAAATTTCCACCGTACAAGGGATGGTACAACGTCTATTTAATCAAGAGAACCCTGAGAAAATTCCTTCCATCGGAACCTATGACTTTATTATCGTTGATGAGGCCCATCGTGGCTATAACGAGGACCGAGAATTATCGGAAGAACAATTAGAGTATCACGATGAGAAGGACTATATTAGTCAATACCGTCGGGTCATCGATTACTTTGATGCGGATGTGCTCGCATTGACAGCCACACCCGCCTTACATACAACGAATATCTTTGGTATGCCGATTTATAGCTATTCTTATACAGATGCTGTCGTCGATGGCTACCTCGTAGACCATAACCCACCTTATAAGTTCGAGACGGAATTGAACCGTGCCGGCATTACGCTACACAAAGATGAACAAATTACTCTTTGGAATCCAGACGAATTTGAAATGGATAAAGCTTTACTAGAAGATGATTTACATTTCGATGTGGCTCATTTCAATAAGCGAATTATTAATGAATCCTTTAATCGTGTGATTTGTGAGGCATTAGTGGATTATATTGATCCAACAGAACCCGGCAAGACCTTAGTGTTTGCCGCGACAGATTATCATGCAGACATGCTTGTCCGCCTGCTAAGGGAAGCTTATTCTAGTCGGGGCTATGATGTGACTGAGGATATGATTATGAAGATTACGGGTGCTAATCACGATTCTAGTGCAGATATTCGCCGCTTTAAGAATGAAGTCTATCCGAATATCGTGGTCACGGTAGACTTGTTAACAACCGGAATTAATGTGCCTGAAATTGTCAATTTAGTCTTTGTTCGCAAGGTACGTTCAAGAATTCTTTACGAACAGATGCTTGGCCGAGCGACGCGACTCTGTCCTGAGATTGATAAAGACGCCTTTAATATCTTCGATGCGGTGCAGCTGTATGATACGCTTTATGACGTCACAGATATGAAACCTGTCGCAAGAAGTCCTAAGTATACCATTGAAGATATCTTCCAAAAAGCGATTGAAGCAGAGACCAAAGAAGAATTCAACTTTCTCCGCAAAGAACTGTTAAGTAAATTACAACGCAAAAAGCAACGTTTGGATGACAAGGCCTTGGATGAGATTCGAGAATTGAATAACACGTATTCAATCGATCGCTGGCTCCATGATCTAAAGGAGATGGATCAGGCCACCTTAGCAGGAGAGCAAGAGCATATTGAAACACTTGCAGTCTACAGGCCTAGTGGCAAGGACATCATCATATCGGATGAAGAGGATCAATTAGTGGCTGTTGAGCGTGGATTCGGTGAAGGGAATACGAAGCCGAAAGATTATTTACAGTCCTTTGAAGGTTTCATTAAGGACAATATCAATATAATACCTGCCCTAAATATTGCCGCTAACCGACCAGCTGACTTAACACGCGAGGAGCTTCGAGAAGTTGAACTCATCTTAAAGAAACACCAATTCGATGAGAAGGGGCTGCAAGAAGCCTGGCGTAAAGAAAAGAATGAAGTGGTGATTGCCAATATCATCTCTTTTATACGCCAAGCGGCTATCGGGAGTCCATTAGTGGATAACCAAACACGGATTAAGGAAGCCATGGCATCAATTTATGCCATGCACGATTGGTCAAGTGTTCAACTGAAATGGTTAGAACGGATTGAAAAGCAATTAATTAAGAGCCCTGTACTAGGTCCAGACGCAAAGGCTGCCTTCGATGACCGAGGGGTATTCGCCAATCAAGGAGGCTATAAGCGGGTGAAGCAAATTTTCGGTGATTATACCGATGAAATAGTAGACACAATCAACGATAAATTATATGGATAG
- a CDS encoding MerR family transcriptional regulator, which produces MLRNEIQEKTGLTRKAIEYYEDKGLIKPLKSENGYRDYSDKDLEILNKISLFRKIGLSISEIKECLSSKGSSLSSILRRKEHQLEIEQKRKEVIELIVKKENQNIIESKISLIEREESIYEKLENAFPGYFGQLIFSAYQPFFNETLDKEGKVAYKEFVAYLDSLPSFTLSKEEQEYIEEVSSTYDMKTLKEVNEAKIKAIENSEKWIEENKDIISQYQDYKNSDEYQNSPMKIIQAKLNKYMLDNKYYETAIPLIRKFSKSYDEYYQKLLVANDEYIELNK; this is translated from the coding sequence ATGCTTAGAAATGAAATTCAAGAAAAAACCGGTTTAACTAGAAAAGCGATCGAGTATTATGAAGATAAAGGTTTGATTAAGCCTTTAAAGTCAGAAAATGGCTATCGAGATTATAGTGATAAAGATTTAGAAATTCTAAATAAAATATCTTTGTTTAGAAAAATAGGTCTAAGTATATCTGAGATTAAAGAATGTTTATCATCAAAGGGCAGCTCACTATCTTCTATTCTTAGAAGAAAAGAGCATCAGTTAGAAATTGAACAAAAGAGAAAAGAAGTTATTGAACTGATAGTTAAGAAAGAAAATCAGAATATAATTGAGAGTAAAATATCTTTGATAGAAAGAGAAGAAAGCATTTACGAAAAATTAGAAAATGCCTTTCCTGGATATTTTGGACAGCTAATATTTTCTGCTTATCAACCATTTTTTAATGAAACACTGGATAAAGAGGGGAAAGTTGCATATAAGGAGTTTGTAGCATATTTAGATAGTTTACCTTCATTTACACTGAGTAAAGAAGAGCAAGAGTATATAGAAGAAGTTAGCTCTACTTATGATATGAAGACATTAAAAGAAGTTAATGAAGCAAAAATTAAGGCTATAGAGAATTCTGAAAAATGGATAGAAGAAAATAAGGACATCATTTCTCAGTATCAAGATTATAAAAATAGTGATGAATATCAAAATAGCCCGATGAAAATCATTCAAGCTAAGTTGAATAAATATATGCTAGATAACAAATACTATGAAACAGCTATTCCTCTTATCAGAAAGTTTAGCAAGAGCTATGATGAGTATTACCAGAAATTACTAGTAGCAAATGATGAATATATAGAACTCAATAAATAA